In Streptomyces puniciscabiei, a single genomic region encodes these proteins:
- a CDS encoding GNAT family N-acetyltransferase — MTPEMSDVTRAKHGRPVHHWRRDVVELAALFTAVAVADGVANLVGHGPDGPALLVISALALAATAGFHTWWARRHGHAPPAGDTGARPAAETRSAGRSGQPDDGTDGTEGVGEPGALWRMRTTVEDQPGSLAALCTALAERRVDILSLQTHPLGDSTVDEFLLRAPGALEAAEITRAVSRAGGESTWIERADAHDLVDAPTRVLGLAARTALDAAELPLALRQLLGRCTIRQLPGTPVGGGRGPEPVPVEGVLEDTVMRLPAPEGGVLTVERPYLPFTPTEFARARALVDLDNRLGPRIPRGQDVLTLPEGNDITVRRVDTGDLAAARAMHERCSPRTLGMRYHGPVGDADRYLNHLLSPRFGRTLAAQTTSGRIVGLGHLLWDGDETEVALLIEDDWQQRGIGGELLDRLVAMAVEAGCESVYAVTQASNTGMVAAMRGLGLPLDYQIEEGTLVITARLDTAQAGSGARYDTGLRHLGASARRD; from the coding sequence ATGACTCCAGAGATGTCTGATGTGACCCGGGCGAAGCACGGACGCCCCGTGCACCACTGGCGGCGGGACGTCGTCGAGCTCGCCGCGCTGTTCACGGCCGTCGCCGTGGCCGACGGGGTGGCGAACCTGGTCGGGCACGGCCCCGACGGTCCCGCCCTGCTCGTGATCTCGGCGCTCGCGCTGGCCGCGACGGCCGGCTTCCACACCTGGTGGGCACGGCGCCACGGACACGCGCCCCCGGCCGGTGATACCGGCGCCCGGCCGGCCGCCGAGACGCGGTCGGCCGGGCGCTCCGGGCAGCCGGACGACGGCACGGACGGCACCGAGGGCGTGGGCGAGCCCGGCGCGCTGTGGCGGATGCGGACCACGGTGGAGGACCAGCCGGGCTCGCTGGCGGCGCTGTGCACGGCACTGGCCGAGCGGCGCGTCGACATCCTGAGCCTGCAGACGCACCCGCTCGGCGACAGCACGGTGGACGAGTTCCTGCTGCGGGCTCCGGGTGCGCTGGAGGCGGCCGAGATCACCAGGGCGGTCTCGCGGGCCGGCGGGGAGTCCACCTGGATCGAGCGGGCCGACGCCCACGACCTGGTCGACGCCCCCACCCGAGTGCTCGGACTGGCCGCGCGCACCGCGCTGGACGCCGCCGAACTGCCGTTGGCGCTGCGCCAGTTGCTGGGCCGGTGCACGATCCGCCAGCTGCCCGGGACACCGGTCGGCGGGGGCCGCGGGCCCGAGCCGGTGCCGGTCGAGGGCGTGCTGGAGGACACCGTGATGCGGCTGCCGGCGCCAGAGGGCGGAGTGCTCACCGTGGAACGGCCGTATCTGCCGTTCACGCCCACCGAGTTCGCCCGGGCCCGGGCGCTGGTGGACCTCGACAACCGGCTCGGTCCGCGGATCCCGCGCGGCCAGGACGTACTGACACTGCCCGAGGGCAACGACATCACCGTCCGCCGGGTGGACACCGGGGACCTGGCTGCGGCCAGGGCGATGCACGAGCGGTGCTCGCCGCGCACCCTCGGCATGCGCTACCACGGCCCGGTCGGCGACGCGGACCGCTATCTGAACCACCTGCTCAGCCCCCGTTTCGGCCGGACGCTGGCGGCGCAGACCACCTCCGGCCGCATCGTCGGCCTCGGGCATCTGCTGTGGGACGGCGACGAGACCGAGGTGGCACTGCTGATCGAGGACGACTGGCAGCAGCGCGGCATCGGCGGTGAACTGCTCGACCGGCTGGTGGCGATGGCCGTGGAGGCCGGCTGCGAGAGCGTGTACGCCGTGACGCAGGCGTCCAACACCGGCATGGTCGCCGCGATGCGCGGCCTCGGCCTGCCGCTGGACTACCAGATCGAGGAGGGCACGCTGGTCATCACGGCCCGTCTGGACACGGCACAGGCCGGCTCCGGGGCGCGGTACGACACCGGCCTGCGCCACCTCGGCGCCTCGGCGCGGCGCGACTGA
- a CDS encoding ROK family transcriptional regulator — translation MGQLTGGDPSLLRRINSAVVLHALRATDCATLTEITRVTGLSRPTVEGVVEGLIEGGLVVETPADEGTARRQGRPARRFRFRAEAGHLLGLEIGPHRVAALLSDLDGRVLGAQAKEVDETATADERLDRLRGAVAELLRRAGVARGSLRAVGVGTPGIVEADGTVRLSTALPQWTGLNLGERLSRSFKCPVLVENDANAAAVAEHWKGAATESEDVVFVLAGLSPGAGSLIGGRLHRGYGGAAGEIGALHLLGREATPETLLSTTDEPLHPLDEQAVAEVFALARKGDQRARAAVERFIQRLVHDVAALVLALDPELVVIGGWAAGLDGVLEPLRRELARYCLRPPQVALSVLGEAAVATGALRLALDHVEEQLFAVEGTVTRR, via the coding sequence GTGGGGCAGCTGACCGGCGGCGATCCCTCGCTGCTGCGAAGGATCAATTCCGCGGTGGTGCTGCACGCGCTGCGCGCCACGGACTGCGCGACGCTCACCGAGATCACCCGGGTCACCGGACTGTCCCGGCCGACCGTCGAGGGTGTCGTCGAAGGGCTCATCGAGGGCGGGCTCGTCGTGGAGACCCCGGCGGACGAGGGCACCGCGCGCCGTCAGGGGCGGCCCGCGCGCCGGTTCCGGTTCCGGGCCGAGGCGGGGCATCTGCTGGGCCTGGAGATCGGTCCGCACCGGGTCGCCGCGCTGCTGTCCGACCTGGACGGGCGGGTGCTCGGCGCGCAGGCCAAGGAGGTCGACGAGACGGCCACGGCCGACGAGCGGCTGGACCGGCTGCGCGGCGCGGTCGCCGAGCTGCTGCGCCGGGCCGGGGTCGCACGCGGCTCGCTGCGGGCCGTCGGGGTGGGCACGCCGGGGATCGTGGAGGCGGACGGGACGGTACGGCTGAGCACGGCGCTGCCGCAGTGGACGGGCCTGAATCTGGGGGAACGGCTCAGCCGCTCCTTCAAGTGCCCGGTGCTGGTGGAGAACGACGCCAACGCGGCGGCCGTCGCCGAGCACTGGAAGGGCGCGGCCACCGAGTCGGAGGACGTGGTCTTCGTGCTGGCCGGGTTGAGCCCCGGCGCGGGTTCGCTGATCGGCGGCCGGCTGCACCGCGGCTACGGCGGGGCCGCCGGGGAGATCGGCGCGCTGCATCTCCTGGGCCGGGAGGCGACTCCGGAGACGCTGCTGTCCACCACCGACGAGCCGCTGCACCCGCTGGACGAGCAGGCGGTCGCCGAGGTGTTCGCGCTGGCCCGGAAGGGCGACCAGCGGGCGCGGGCGGCGGTGGAGCGGTTCATCCAGCGGCTCGTGCACGACGTGGCCGCGCTGGTGCTGGCGCTGGACCCCGAACTCGTCGTGATCGGCGGGTGGGCGGCCGGTCTCGACGGCGTCCTGGAACCGCTGCGCCGCGAACTGGCCCGCTACTGCCTGCGGCCGCCGCAGGTGGCGCTGTCCGTGCTGGGTGAGGCGGCGGTGGCGACGGGGGCGCTGCGCCTGGCTCTGGACCATGTCGAGGAGCAGCTGTTCGCTGTGGAGGGAACGGTGACGCGGCGCTGA
- a CDS encoding NADPH-dependent F420 reductase, producing the protein MRYAVLGTGEVGRTLGGRLVELGHEVTLGSRVKDNPVALEWATASAERARAGTFAEAAASAEVVINAVGGRVALDALRAAGAEHLDGKVVVDVSNPLAFEDGQPRLDPVESDSVGEQIQRAFPHARVVKTLNTVNCQVMVEPGRVPGAHHLFVCGEDAGAKEQVTALLGEFGWPAERVLDLGGIRAARATEMYLPLWLTMMRTLGTADFNIEVRRAD; encoded by the coding sequence ATGCGATACGCGGTGCTGGGCACGGGCGAGGTGGGCCGCACGCTGGGCGGGAGGCTGGTGGAACTGGGGCACGAGGTGACCCTGGGATCGCGCGTCAAGGACAACCCGGTGGCGCTGGAGTGGGCCACGGCCTCCGCCGAGCGGGCCCGCGCCGGCACGTTCGCGGAGGCGGCCGCCTCGGCCGAGGTGGTCATCAACGCGGTGGGCGGCCGGGTGGCGCTGGACGCCCTGCGGGCGGCCGGCGCCGAACACCTCGACGGCAAGGTCGTGGTGGACGTCTCCAACCCGCTGGCCTTCGAGGACGGCCAGCCGCGGCTGGACCCGGTGGAGTCGGACAGCGTGGGCGAGCAGATCCAGCGGGCCTTTCCGCACGCGCGCGTGGTGAAGACGCTGAACACGGTCAACTGTCAGGTGATGGTGGAGCCGGGCCGGGTGCCGGGTGCGCACCACCTGTTCGTGTGCGGTGAGGACGCCGGCGCCAAGGAGCAGGTGACGGCGCTGCTCGGAGAGTTCGGATGGCCGGCCGAGCGGGTGCTGGACCTGGGCGGGATCCGGGCGGCCCGGGCGACGGAGATGTATCTGCCGCTGTGGCTGACCATGATGCGGACGTTGGGGACCGCGGACTTCAACATCGAGGTGCGCCGGGCGGATTGA
- a CDS encoding response regulator, which produces MPVTVLLVDDEPLVRAGLRAVLEAQPDIEVVGEAADGAAVIPLVRQLRPDVVAMDVRMPLMDGIEATQAVLRTVDDPPKILVVTTFEDDEYVYEALRAGADGFLLKRARPAEIVHAVRLVAEGESLLFPASVRRLAARYGDGDRPARAVLDRARLTEREAEVLRLMARGLSNAEIAARLVVGTETVKSHVSAVLAKLGARDRTQAVIAAYESRFVEPR; this is translated from the coding sequence ATGCCGGTCACCGTACTCCTCGTAGACGACGAACCCCTGGTCCGCGCGGGTCTGCGCGCCGTGCTGGAGGCACAGCCCGACATCGAGGTGGTCGGCGAGGCGGCCGACGGGGCTGCGGTCATCCCGCTGGTGCGTCAACTGCGGCCGGACGTGGTCGCCATGGACGTGCGCATGCCCCTCATGGACGGCATCGAGGCCACGCAGGCGGTGCTGCGTACGGTGGACGACCCTCCGAAGATCCTCGTGGTGACCACCTTCGAGGACGACGAGTACGTGTACGAAGCCCTGCGCGCGGGCGCCGACGGCTTCCTGCTGAAGCGGGCCCGGCCCGCCGAGATCGTGCACGCCGTACGCCTGGTGGCCGAGGGCGAGTCGCTGCTGTTCCCGGCTTCCGTACGGCGGCTCGCCGCCCGGTACGGCGACGGCGACCGGCCGGCGCGCGCCGTCCTGGACCGGGCCCGGCTGACCGAGCGGGAGGCGGAGGTGCTGCGGCTCATGGCGCGGGGGCTGTCGAACGCGGAGATCGCGGCGCGGCTGGTCGTGGGCACGGAGACGGTCAAGTCGCATGTGAGCGCGGTGCTGGCCAAGCTCGGCGCGCGCGACCGCACCCAGGCGGTGATCGCGGCGTACGAGTCGCGGTTCGTCGAGCCTCGGTGA
- a CDS encoding GntR family transcriptional regulator, whose translation MGTTQLESVPEPKYWHLKTVLSEALDSEFSVGEILPNERDLAARFGVARATLRQALEQLELEGRLQRRRGVGTTVAPPRVGVAVGTERHVWPGAGSDAWQPVDCDQAVPPAAVSSALETGADEPVHTVRRSRMSHGQRVATELLYIPAASVPDLTAIDAPSGPARARAVLRELQHLTLEGQDRAVELGSARADDAKDLDRLPGSPVLVVTTRFFADGRTAALSVATYRADTCRLTFGDSPDVEIHHDPDRQAS comes from the coding sequence GTGGGGACCACGCAGCTGGAATCGGTACCGGAACCGAAGTACTGGCATCTCAAGACCGTGCTCAGCGAGGCACTGGACTCCGAGTTCTCGGTCGGCGAGATCCTGCCCAACGAGCGCGACCTCGCCGCCCGCTTCGGGGTGGCCCGCGCCACGCTCCGCCAGGCCCTCGAACAGCTCGAGCTGGAAGGCCGGCTGCAGCGCCGCCGCGGCGTCGGTACGACCGTGGCGCCGCCGCGCGTGGGCGTGGCCGTCGGCACCGAGCGGCACGTCTGGCCCGGCGCCGGCTCGGACGCCTGGCAGCCCGTCGACTGCGATCAGGCGGTGCCGCCCGCCGCCGTCTCCTCGGCCCTGGAGACCGGCGCGGACGAGCCCGTGCACACCGTGCGCCGCTCCCGGATGTCCCACGGCCAGCGGGTCGCCACCGAACTCCTCTACATCCCGGCGGCCTCGGTCCCGGACCTCACCGCCATCGACGCCCCGTCCGGCCCGGCACGCGCGCGCGCGGTGCTGCGTGAACTCCAGCACCTGACGCTCGAGGGCCAGGACCGCGCCGTCGAACTGGGCTCCGCCCGCGCCGACGACGCCAAGGACCTCGACCGGCTCCCCGGTTCCCCGGTCCTCGTCGTCACCACCCGCTTCTTCGCCGACGGCCGCACCGCGGCCCTGTCCGTCGCCACCTACCGCGCCGACACCTGCCGCCTGACCTTCGGCGACTCACCCGACGTCGAAATACACCACGACCCGGACCGCCAGGCCTCCTGA
- a CDS encoding alpha/beta fold hydrolase, whose translation MSATVSFKVPTPHGPKDVAVSYARVGRGEPLVLLHGIGHHRQAWDPVVDILATEREVIALDLPGFGASPGLPDGLAYDLPTTNSVLGALFEALELDRPHIAGNSLGGLLALELGREKLVRSVTALSPAGFWTEAERRYAFAVLLAMRGIAQRLPLPLVQQLSRSAAGRTALTSTIYARPARRAPEAVVAETLALVGATGFDATLRAGGTVRFTDDLPGLPVTVAWGTRDRILVRRQGVRAKQLIPHARLVRLPGCGHCPMNDDPALVARVILDGSR comes from the coding sequence ATGTCCGCCACCGTCTCCTTCAAGGTCCCCACTCCGCACGGCCCGAAGGACGTGGCCGTGTCCTACGCGCGCGTGGGCCGCGGCGAACCGCTGGTGCTGCTGCACGGCATCGGCCATCACCGGCAGGCCTGGGACCCGGTGGTGGACATCCTCGCCACCGAGCGCGAGGTGATCGCCCTAGACCTGCCGGGCTTCGGCGCGTCCCCGGGCCTGCCTGACGGCCTCGCCTACGACCTGCCCACCACCAACTCGGTGCTCGGCGCCCTGTTCGAGGCGTTGGAGCTGGACCGGCCGCACATAGCGGGCAACTCGCTGGGCGGCCTGCTCGCCCTGGAGCTCGGCCGGGAGAAGCTCGTACGGTCCGTCACGGCCCTCTCCCCGGCCGGGTTCTGGACGGAGGCCGAGCGCCGGTACGCCTTCGCGGTGCTGCTCGCGATGCGGGGCATCGCCCAGCGGCTCCCGCTCCCGCTGGTGCAGCAGTTGTCGCGCAGCGCGGCCGGACGTACGGCGCTGACGAGCACCATCTACGCGCGACCCGCGCGCCGCGCCCCGGAGGCCGTCGTCGCCGAGACGCTCGCGCTGGTGGGCGCCACCGGGTTCGACGCGACGCTGCGGGCGGGCGGCACCGTCCGGTTCACCGACGACCTGCCGGGTCTGCCGGTCACGGTGGCCTGGGGCACCCGCGACCGGATCCTCGTGCGCCGCCAGGGCGTGCGCGCCAAGCAGCTGATCCCGCACGCCCGGCTGGTACGGCTGCCCGGCTGCGGCCACTGCCCGATGAACGACGACCCGGCACTGGTCGCGCGGGTCATCCTGGACGGCAGCCGCTGA
- a CDS encoding trans-sulfuration enzyme family protein: protein MDTASTGAYDGVRTASRALATEAVHAGRDDLARQGLHAPPIDLSTTYPSYDSRGEAARIDAFATDGADPVGPPVYGRLGNPTVARFETALARLEGTESAVAFASGMAALSAVLLARAAMGLRHVVAVRPLYGCSDHLLTAGLLGTEVTWTDPAGITDALRPDTGLVMVESPANPTLAELDLRAVAHACGSVPLLADNTFATPVLQRPAEHGARLVLHSATKYLGGHGDVLAGVVACDEEFAGRLRQIRFATGGVLHPLAGYLLLRGLSTLPVRVRAASANAAELARRLAADPRVARVHYPRIGGAMIAFEVHGDPHEVISRVRLVTPAVSLGSVDTLIQHPASISHRIVDADDRRGAGVSDRLLRLSVGLEDVDDLWGDLDQALGEPTRMPVPLREAVR from the coding sequence ATGGACACAGCGAGCACCGGTGCCTACGACGGCGTACGCACCGCATCGAGAGCCCTGGCCACGGAAGCCGTGCACGCCGGCCGCGACGACCTCGCCCGCCAGGGCCTGCACGCCCCGCCGATCGACCTGTCGACCACCTACCCCTCGTACGACAGCCGCGGTGAGGCCGCCCGCATCGACGCCTTCGCCACCGACGGCGCCGACCCGGTCGGACCCCCCGTCTACGGCCGTCTCGGCAACCCGACCGTCGCCCGCTTCGAAACCGCCCTGGCCCGACTGGAGGGCACCGAGTCCGCGGTCGCCTTCGCCAGCGGGATGGCGGCGCTCAGCGCGGTCCTGCTGGCCCGCGCCGCCATGGGCCTGCGGCACGTGGTCGCGGTACGGCCCCTGTACGGCTGCAGCGACCACCTGCTCACCGCCGGGCTGCTCGGCACCGAGGTCACCTGGACGGACCCGGCCGGCATCACCGACGCGCTGCGCCCGGACACCGGCCTGGTGATGGTCGAGTCCCCGGCCAACCCCACCCTCGCCGAACTCGATCTGCGGGCCGTCGCGCACGCCTGCGGTTCGGTCCCGCTGCTCGCCGACAACACCTTCGCCACGCCCGTGCTCCAGCGCCCGGCCGAGCACGGTGCGCGCCTGGTGCTGCACAGCGCCACCAAGTACCTCGGCGGCCATGGCGATGTGCTGGCCGGTGTGGTCGCCTGCGACGAGGAGTTCGCGGGCCGGCTACGGCAGATACGGTTCGCCACCGGTGGCGTGCTGCATCCGCTGGCGGGCTATCTGCTGCTGAGGGGACTGTCCACGCTCCCGGTGCGGGTGCGGGCCGCCTCCGCGAACGCCGCCGAACTGGCCCGCCGGCTCGCCGCCGATCCGCGGGTGGCCCGTGTCCACTATCCGCGCATCGGCGGCGCGATGATCGCCTTCGAGGTGCACGGCGATCCGCACGAGGTCATCTCCCGGGTCCGGCTCGTCACCCCGGCGGTGAGCCTCGGCAGCGTCGACACGCTCATCCAGCACCCCGCCTCCATCAGCCACCGCATCGTCGACGCGGACGACCGGCGCGGGGCGGGGGTGAGTGATCGGTTGCTGCGGTTGTCCGTCGGACTGGAGGACGTGGACGATCTGTGGGGGGACCTGGATCAGGCGCTGGGGGAGCCCACCCGGATGCCGGTGCCGCTGCGGGAAGCGGTGCGCTGA
- a CDS encoding RNA polymerase sigma-70 factor, translating to MTTDTATDVFEEHRPLLMGVAYRMLGRVADAEDVVQDAWLRWSRADRAEVREPRAYLVRITTRLAIDRLRQVRTRGEAYVGPWLPEPYLTEFGDVAPDAADRAVLADTVSLALLVVLESLSPLERAVFVLREAFGYPYAEIAALLDRGEAAVRQLAGRARRHVEERRPRYDVDPGRRRELTERFLAAAADGDLDGLMSVLAPDVRLVGDSGGKAKAPLRILHTADKVGRFLVAVAQQSTAALSYRFLEANGGPALLVLSDGKPESLVQVDVVDGRVTTVYIVRNPDKLRHLADR from the coding sequence GTGACCACCGACACCGCGACCGATGTCTTCGAAGAGCACCGCCCCCTGCTGATGGGCGTCGCCTATCGCATGCTCGGTCGTGTCGCCGACGCCGAGGACGTGGTCCAGGACGCCTGGCTGCGCTGGTCCCGCGCCGACCGCGCGGAGGTCCGCGAACCGCGCGCCTACCTGGTGCGCATCACCACCCGACTGGCCATCGACCGGCTGCGCCAGGTGCGGACGCGCGGCGAGGCGTACGTCGGGCCCTGGCTGCCGGAGCCGTATCTCACCGAGTTCGGCGACGTCGCCCCGGACGCGGCAGACCGCGCCGTGCTCGCCGACACCGTCTCGCTCGCCCTGCTGGTCGTCCTGGAGTCGCTGTCGCCGCTGGAACGGGCCGTCTTCGTGCTCAGGGAGGCCTTCGGCTACCCGTACGCCGAGATCGCCGCCCTGCTCGACCGCGGTGAGGCGGCGGTACGGCAACTGGCCGGGAGGGCGCGCCGGCACGTCGAGGAACGGCGGCCGCGCTACGACGTCGACCCCGGCCGGCGACGTGAGCTGACCGAACGTTTCCTCGCCGCCGCGGCCGACGGTGACCTGGACGGGCTCATGTCCGTGCTCGCCCCGGACGTCCGCCTGGTCGGCGACAGCGGCGGCAAGGCCAAGGCGCCGCTACGCATCCTGCACACCGCCGACAAGGTCGGCCGGTTCCTCGTCGCCGTCGCGCAGCAGTCCACGGCGGCCCTGTCCTACCGCTTCCTGGAGGCCAACGGCGGCCCGGCGCTGCTCGTCCTGTCGGACGGCAAACCCGAGAGCCTGGTCCAGGTGGATGTCGTCGACGGCCGCGTCACCACCGTGTACATCGTCCGCAACCCGGACAAGCTGCGGCATCTCGCCGACCGCTGA
- a CDS encoding alkaline phosphatase D family protein — protein sequence MSDRPSPGRRSVLRGSLAASAALTLPVGLGAAPAFARSGRPQASWGVQAGDVTTDSGLVWVRSDRPARMIVETSATESFRNPRRWHGPLLGSGTDFTGTTRLHGLPSGEQVHYRVLLADPDDPRRTSEPVTGTFRTAPARRRQGVRFVWSGDLAGQGWGINESIGGYRIFDAMAKVDPDFFLCSGDNIYADGPIAATATLPDGSVYRNVTTEEKSHVATTLDDYRGNFRYNLLDSALRRFNAQVPNIIQWDDHEVRNNWYPGEVIGAGTPYPAGTKLDDLALRSRQAFSEYFPISTISERPDGRIYRVVHHGPLLDVFVLDMRTYRNANSPDNQTTDPVGILGREQLEWLKRELARSRAVWKVIANDMPLGLVVPDPVEGKPNFEAVAQGDPGAPLGRELQIAELLRFIKHRRITGTVWLTADVHHTSAQHYDPSRAAFKDFEPFWEFVSGPLNAGAFPANALDGTFGPDRVFVKAPTASNVSPAQGYQFFGEVDIDGGSGELTVRLREYDGTVLFTQTLQPGRVGQ from the coding sequence ATGTCAGACCGTCCGTCCCCCGGCCGCCGCAGCGTTCTGCGCGGCTCCCTGGCCGCGTCGGCGGCCCTCACCCTGCCCGTCGGCCTCGGCGCCGCCCCGGCGTTCGCCCGCTCCGGGCGCCCCCAGGCGAGCTGGGGCGTGCAGGCGGGCGATGTGACCACCGACTCCGGGCTGGTGTGGGTGCGTTCGGACCGGCCGGCCCGGATGATCGTGGAGACCTCGGCCACCGAGTCGTTCCGCAACCCGCGCAGATGGCACGGTCCGCTGCTGGGTTCAGGCACGGACTTCACCGGCACCACCCGGCTGCACGGCCTGCCGTCGGGCGAGCAGGTCCACTACCGCGTGCTGCTCGCCGACCCGGACGACCCGCGCCGCACCAGCGAGCCGGTCACCGGCACCTTCCGTACCGCGCCCGCCCGGCGCCGCCAGGGTGTGCGGTTCGTGTGGTCCGGCGACCTGGCCGGACAGGGCTGGGGCATCAACGAGTCCATCGGCGGTTACCGCATCTTCGACGCGATGGCGAAGGTCGACCCCGACTTCTTCCTCTGCAGCGGCGACAACATCTATGCCGACGGCCCCATCGCGGCGACGGCGACCCTGCCCGACGGCAGTGTCTACCGGAACGTCACCACCGAGGAGAAGTCGCACGTCGCGACCACCCTGGACGACTACCGGGGCAACTTCCGCTACAACCTGCTGGACTCGGCGCTGCGCCGGTTCAACGCCCAGGTGCCGAACATCATCCAGTGGGACGACCACGAGGTCCGCAACAACTGGTACCCGGGCGAGGTCATCGGCGCCGGCACCCCCTACCCGGCGGGCACGAAACTCGACGACCTGGCGCTGCGCTCCCGGCAGGCGTTCTCCGAGTACTTCCCGATCTCGACGATCAGCGAGCGCCCCGACGGCCGGATCTACCGGGTCGTCCACCACGGTCCGCTGCTCGACGTGTTCGTGCTCGACATGCGCACCTACCGCAACGCGAACTCCCCCGACAACCAGACCACGGACCCGGTGGGCATCCTCGGCCGCGAGCAGCTGGAGTGGCTCAAGCGGGAGCTCGCCAGGTCGCGCGCGGTGTGGAAGGTGATCGCCAACGACATGCCGCTCGGTCTTGTCGTACCCGACCCCGTCGAGGGCAAGCCGAACTTCGAGGCCGTCGCGCAGGGCGACCCGGGCGCTCCGCTCGGCCGTGAGCTGCAGATCGCCGAGCTGCTGCGGTTCATCAAGCACCGGCGGATCACGGGCACGGTGTGGCTGACGGCCGACGTGCACCACACCTCCGCCCAGCACTACGACCCGTCACGGGCCGCGTTCAAGGACTTCGAGCCGTTCTGGGAGTTCGTCTCCGGCCCGCTCAACGCCGGCGCCTTCCCGGCCAACGCGCTGGACGGCACGTTCGGCCCGGACCGGGTGTTCGTCAAGGCGCCCACCGCGTCCAATGTCTCGCCTGCCCAGGGCTACCAGTTCTTCGGCGAGGTCGACATCGACGGCGGCAGCGGCGAACTGACGGTCCGGCTGCGCGAGTACGACGGCACCGTGCTGTTCACCCAGACGCTCCAGCCGGGCCGGGTCGGCCAGTAG
- a CDS encoding Lrp/AsnC family transcriptional regulator, which yields MAESVVLDPVDLHLLRLLQNDARTTYRDLAAQVGVAPSTCLDRVTRLRRSGVILGHRLELDPAKIGRGLQALLSVQVRPHRRELVGPFVERIRALPEARTVFHLTGPDDYLVHVAVADMADLQRLVLDEFTARREVARVETRLIFQQWECGPLLPPGHAQS from the coding sequence ATGGCCGAATCTGTCGTACTGGATCCGGTGGATCTCCATCTGCTGCGGCTGCTGCAGAACGACGCCCGGACCACCTACCGCGACCTCGCAGCTCAGGTGGGCGTGGCACCGTCGACCTGCCTGGACCGGGTGACCCGGCTGCGCCGCTCCGGCGTGATCCTCGGCCACCGGCTGGAGCTGGATCCGGCCAAGATCGGCCGCGGACTCCAGGCGCTGCTGTCCGTGCAGGTACGGCCGCACCGCCGGGAGCTGGTCGGCCCGTTCGTGGAGCGGATCCGGGCGCTGCCGGAGGCGCGGACGGTGTTCCATCTGACCGGGCCGGACGACTATCTGGTGCATGTGGCCGTCGCGGACATGGCCGATCTGCAACGGCTGGTGCTCGACGAGTTCACCGCGCGGCGCGAGGTGGCCCGGGTGGAGACCCGCTTGATCTTCCAGCAGTGGGAGTGCGGGCCGCTGCTCCCGCCCGGCCACGCCCAGAGCTGA